Proteins encoded together in one Aeromonas encheleia window:
- a CDS encoding lytic murein transglycosylase: protein MQGRLALLLLGALLSAPLQARPDFAQYVAGLRQEALAAGIPAATLDAAFADIRIIEPAIKHDQNQPEFKLTLDTYIPRAVPQWKVNQARALYRRHLPLLTKIGHEYGVQPRFIVALWGIETNFGKLTGHFPLISSLTTLAWEGRREAFFKAQLFDALRIIEQGHVSPADFKGSWAGAMGQVQFMPSSFLKYAVDQDGDGRKDLWGNLADVFGSAANYLHQNGWREDETWGRRVRVPAALDPALLGLERRKPLSAWQALGVRQLDGSPLPRVRMQASLVRPDDVQGRSYLAYDNYRVLRHWNRSHYFVVAVGTLADRIVE from the coding sequence ATGCAGGGTCGGTTGGCGCTGTTATTGCTTGGGGCGCTATTAAGCGCGCCGCTGCAGGCCAGACCCGACTTTGCGCAGTATGTGGCCGGGCTGCGACAGGAAGCGCTCGCGGCCGGGATCCCGGCCGCCACCCTGGACGCCGCCTTTGCCGATATCCGGATCATCGAGCCGGCCATCAAACACGATCAGAACCAGCCGGAATTTAAACTGACGCTGGATACTTATATTCCCCGCGCCGTTCCCCAATGGAAAGTCAATCAGGCGAGAGCCTTATATCGCCGGCATTTGCCGTTGCTCACCAAAATAGGCCATGAATATGGGGTTCAACCCCGTTTTATTGTCGCCTTGTGGGGCATAGAAACCAATTTCGGCAAATTGACCGGACACTTCCCGCTGATATCGTCGCTGACGACCCTGGCCTGGGAAGGGCGGCGGGAGGCCTTCTTCAAGGCCCAGTTGTTCGATGCCCTGCGCATCATAGAGCAGGGGCATGTGAGCCCGGCTGACTTCAAGGGCTCCTGGGCGGGGGCCATGGGGCAGGTGCAGTTCATGCCTTCGTCCTTCCTCAAGTACGCGGTCGATCAGGATGGGGACGGCAGGAAGGATCTGTGGGGCAATCTCGCGGATGTGTTTGGTTCGGCTGCCAATTATCTGCATCAGAACGGCTGGCGCGAGGATGAGACCTGGGGGCGGCGAGTCAGGGTGCCGGCGGCGCTGGACCCCGCCCTGCTCGGGCTGGAGCGGCGCAAGCCGTTGTCGGCCTGGCAGGCGCTCGGGGTGCGCCAGCTCGATGGCTCGCCCCTGCCGCGGGTCCGGATGCAGGCCTCCCTCGTCCGGCCGGACGATGTCCAGGGGCGCAGCTATCTCGCCTACGACAATTATCGGGTGCTGCGTCACTGGAATCGCTCCCACTATTTCGTGGTGGCGGTTGGGACCCTGGCCGATCGCATCGTGGAATAA